The Oceanicaulis sp. nucleotide sequence TCCTTGGTCAGGATGTAGGCCTCGGCCTCGAACTTGGAGTGCGGCGTGATCGAGCCGGGCTTGGCCAGAACCTGGCCGCGCTCCACGCCCTCGCGGTCGATGCCGCGCAGCAGAACGCCCACATTGTCGCCCGCCTGGCCCTGGTCGAGCAGCTTGCGGAACATCTCAACGCCCGTGCAGGTCGTCTTGACCGTGTCGCGGATGCCCACGATCTCGATCTCTTCGCCCACCTTGATGATCCCGCGCTCGACCCGGCCGGTCACGACCGTGCCCCGGCCCGAGATCGAGAACACGTCCTCGATCGGCATCAGGAAGTCCTGGTCGATCGGACGCTCGGGCGTCGGGATGAACTCGTCGACCGCCGCCATCAGCTCCTTGATCTTCTCTTCGCCGATCTCCGGGTCGCGCCCTTCCATCGCCGCCAGCGCCGAGCCGGCAACGATCGGAATGTCGTCGCCGGGGAAGTCGTAGCTCGACAGAAGCTCGCGCACTTCCATCTCCACGAGCTCGAGCAGCTCCTCGTCGTCGACCTGGTCGACCTTGTTGAGGAACACCACCAGAGCCGGAACGCCGACCTGGCGCGCCAGAAGGATGTGCTCGCGCGTCTGCGGCATCGGGCCGTCAGCCGCGTTCACCACCAGGATCGCGCCGTCCATCTGAGCCGCGCCCGTGATCATGTTCTTCACGTAGTCCGCGTGGCCCGGGCAGTCGACGTGCGCATAGTGGCGGTTGTCGGTCTCGTACTCGACGTGCGCGGTCGAGATCGTGATCCCGCGCGCCTTCTCTTCCGGAGCGCCGTCGATCTGGTCGTACGCCCGGAAATCGCCGAAATACTTCGTGATCGCAGCCGTCAGCGTCGTCTTGCCGTGGTCCACGTGACCAATCGTGCCGATGTTCGCATGCGGCTTCGTGCGTTCAAACTTTTCCTTACCCATGGTCGTGTCCTGTCTGTCGGCCGGCCGCGAGGCGGCCGGAATTCATGGATGCCAAACCGCCTCAGGCGATCTTCGAGATGACTTCATCGGCGACGGCCTGCGGCACCGGCGCGTAGTGGTCAAACTGCATGGTGAACTGGGCGCGGCCCTGGGTGGCCGAGCGCAGGTTGTTCACGTAGCCGAACATGTTGGCCAGCGGCACGAAGGCGTTCACCACCGTCGCGTTGCCGCGCATCTCCTGGTCGCGGATCTGGCCGCGGCGGGAGTTGAGGTCGCCGATCACCGAGCCGGTGTACTCGTCCGGGGTGACCACTTCGACCTTCATGATCGGCTCGAGCAGCTTCATGCGCAGCTGGCTCTTGGCCTCTTTCATCGCGGCGCGCGAAGCGATCTCGAAGGCGAGTACGCTGGAGTCGACGTCGTGATAGGCGCCGTCCACCAGGGTGGCCTTGAAGTCGATCACCGGAAAGCCGGCCAGAAGACCGTTCTCGCGGACCGAGTCGATGCCTTTCTGAACGCCGGGAATGTATTCTTTCGGCACGTTGCCGCCGACGATCTTGGATTCGAACGAATAGCCTTCGCCCGGCTCGCACGGCTCGAACTGGATCTTCACCCGCGCGAACTGACCGGTGCCGCCGGTCTGCTTCTTGTGGGTGTAGTCGATCTCGTAGGCCTGGCCGATGGTCTCGCGATAGGCGACCTGCGGCTGGCCCACATTCGCCTCGACCTTGAACTCGCGCTTCATGCGGTCGACCAGGATGTCCAGGTGCAGTTCGCCCATGCCGGCGATGATGGTCTGACCGGATTCCTCGTCGGTGCTGACGCGGAAGGACGGATCCTCGGCCGCCAGGCGCTGCAGCGCGACGCCGAGCTTCTCCTGGTCGCCCTTGGATTTGGGCTCGATGGCGATCTCGATCACCGGATCGGGGAATTCCATCCGCTCCAGGATGACCGGGCTGGCCGGATCGCAGAGCGTGTCGCCCGTGGTGGTGTCCTTGAGGCCCGCGATGGCGACGATGTCGCCGGCGTAGGCTTCCTTGATGTCCTCACGCGAGTTCGAGTGCATGAGCAGCATCCGGCCCACGCGCTCTTTCTTGTCCTTCACCGTGTTCAGGACCGAGCTGCCGGTCGTCAGCACGCCCGAATAGATCCGGCAGAAGGTCAGCGAGCCCACGAACGGGTCGTTCATGATCTTGAAGGCCAGAAGCGACAGCGGCGATTCGTCGGAGGACTTCCGCTCGACTTCCTTCTCGGTCTTCACGTCGATGCCGCGGATGTTCAGCACGTCCGTCGGGGCGGGCAGGTAATCCACGACCGCGTCGAGCAGGGGCTGAACGCCCTTGTTCTTGAACGCGGTGCCGCACAGGATCGGGTTGAAGGCCAGCAGGATCGTACCCTTGCGGATCAGCTCCTTGAGCTTCTCCTCGGAGGGCTCCTCGCCTTCGAGATAGGCTTCCAGCGCGGCTTCGTCCTGCTCGACGGCGGTCTCGATCAGCAGCTCGCGATACTCGGCGGCCTTGTCGGCGAGCTCAGGACGGATGTCCTCCTCGCGCCAGCTCGCGCCCAGATTCTCGGCCTCCCAGATGAGCTCTTTCATCTTGATGAGGTCGATACAGCCTTCGTAGTCGCTCTCCGAGCCGATGGGCAGCTGCAGGCAGAGCGGCTTGGCGTTCAGACGATCCTTGATCATCTCCACGCAGCGGTAGAAGTCCGCGCCGAGCTTGTCCATCTTGTTGACGAAGATCATCCGCGGGACTTTGTACTTGTCCGCCTGACGCCAGACCGTCTCGGTCTGGGGCTCGACGCCGGCGTTGGCGTCCAGCAGCGCGATCGCGCCGTCGAGCACGCGCAGCGAGCGTTCGACTTCGATGGTGAAGTCCACGTGGCCGGGCGTGTCGATGATGTTCAGGCGCTTGCCCTTCCAGAAACAGGTCGTGGCCGCGGAGGTGATGGTGATGCCCCGCTCCTGCTCCTGCTCCATCCAGTCCATGGTCGCGGCGCCGTCATGGACCTCGCCGATCTTATGGGACTTGCCGGTGTAGTAGAGGATCCGCTCGGTCGTCGTGGTCTTGCCGGCGTCGATGTGCGCCATGATGCCGAAATTGCGGTAGTCCTCGATCGCGTAGTCGCGGGCCATGGGGAGGGTCCTCGTCAGGAACGGAAGGCTGTTTGGTGATTACCAGCGATAGTGGGCGAAGGCGCGGTTGGCTTCAGCCATCTTGTGCGTGTCTTCACGCTTCTTGACCGCAGTGCCCCGGTTCGCCGAAGCGTCCATGAGCTCGGCGGCGAGACGCTCACGCATGGTGTTTTCGTTGCGCGCGCGGGCCGCGGCGGCGAGCCAGCGGATGGCCAGCGCCTTGCGGCGGTCGGGACGCACCTCGACCGGGACCTGGTAGGTCGCGCCGCCGACACGGCGGGAGCGAACCTCGATCTCGGGCGCGACGTTTTCCAGCGCGTCGTGGAAGACGCGGACCGGCTCGCGCTTGAGCTTGCCTTCGACGATGTCGAGCGCGCCGTAGATGATGCGCTCGGCGGCCGACTTCTTACCGTCGATCATAATGTAGTTCATGAACTTGGTCAGATCGCGGTCGCCGTACTTGGCGTCGGGCAGGATCTCGCGCTTCTCTGCGCGGTGACGACGGGACATGGGCGCCTCTCCTTATTTCGGACGCTTGGCGCCGTATTTCGAACGGCGCTGACGGCGGTCTTTGACGCCCTGGGTGTCGAGAACGCCGCGCAGGATGTGATAGCGGACGCCCGGAAGGTCTTTCACGCGGCCGCCCCGGATGAGCACCACGGAGTGCTCCTGCAGGTTATGGCCTTCGCCGGGGATGTAGCTCACGACTTCGTAACCGTTGGTCAGGCGCACCTTGGCCACTTTACGAAGCGCCGAGTTCGGCTTCTTCGGGGTGGTGGTGTAGACGCGCGTGCACACGCCGCGGCGCTGCGGGCAGGCCTGAAGGGCCGGCACCTTGTTGCGCTTGGGCTTGTCATGCCGCGGCTTGCGGATGAGCTGGTTGATCGTAGGCATCAGGCCTTGTTCCGTTCCTGTTTCCCGTTGAGCGCCTGACACCGCTGTCGAGACGCGAAAGACCGGCCGGGCGCGACGGCCTCAGCCGTTCGTCCTCGGACGGTTCGTTAGGCGTTATTTCACT carries:
- the tuf gene encoding elongation factor Tu, translated to MGKEKFERTKPHANIGTIGHVDHGKTTLTAAITKYFGDFRAYDQIDGAPEEKARGITISTAHVEYETDNRHYAHVDCPGHADYVKNMITGAAQMDGAILVVNAADGPMPQTREHILLARQVGVPALVVFLNKVDQVDDEELLELVEMEVRELLSSYDFPGDDIPIVAGSALAAMEGRDPEIGEEKIKELMAAVDEFIPTPERPIDQDFLMPIEDVFSISGRGTVVTGRVERGIIKVGEEIEIVGIRDTVKTTCTGVEMFRKLLDQGQAGDNVGVLLRGIDREGVERGQVLAKPGSITPHSKFEAEAYILTKEEGGRHTPFFSNYRPQFYFRTTDVTGVVTLKEGTEMVMPGDNVEINVELITPIAMEEKLRFAIREGGRTVGAGVVSKIID
- the fusA gene encoding elongation factor G, which codes for MARDYAIEDYRNFGIMAHIDAGKTTTTERILYYTGKSHKIGEVHDGAATMDWMEQEQERGITITSAATTCFWKGKRLNIIDTPGHVDFTIEVERSLRVLDGAIALLDANAGVEPQTETVWRQADKYKVPRMIFVNKMDKLGADFYRCVEMIKDRLNAKPLCLQLPIGSESDYEGCIDLIKMKELIWEAENLGASWREEDIRPELADKAAEYRELLIETAVEQDEAALEAYLEGEEPSEEKLKELIRKGTILLAFNPILCGTAFKNKGVQPLLDAVVDYLPAPTDVLNIRGIDVKTEKEVERKSSDESPLSLLAFKIMNDPFVGSLTFCRIYSGVLTTGSSVLNTVKDKKERVGRMLLMHSNSREDIKEAYAGDIVAIAGLKDTTTGDTLCDPASPVILERMEFPDPVIEIAIEPKSKGDQEKLGVALQRLAAEDPSFRVSTDEESGQTIIAGMGELHLDILVDRMKREFKVEANVGQPQVAYRETIGQAYEIDYTHKKQTGGTGQFARVKIQFEPCEPGEGYSFESKIVGGNVPKEYIPGVQKGIDSVRENGLLAGFPVIDFKATLVDGAYHDVDSSVLAFEIASRAAMKEAKSQLRMKLLEPIMKVEVVTPDEYTGSVIGDLNSRRGQIRDQEMRGNATVVNAFVPLANMFGYVNNLRSATQGRAQFTMQFDHYAPVPQAVADEVISKIA
- the rpsG gene encoding 30S ribosomal protein S7, coding for MSRRHRAEKREILPDAKYGDRDLTKFMNYIMIDGKKSAAERIIYGALDIVEGKLKREPVRVFHDALENVAPEIEVRSRRVGGATYQVPVEVRPDRRKALAIRWLAAAARARNENTMRERLAAELMDASANRGTAVKKREDTHKMAEANRAFAHYRW
- the rpsL gene encoding 30S ribosomal protein S12, producing the protein MPTINQLIRKPRHDKPKRNKVPALQACPQRRGVCTRVYTTTPKKPNSALRKVAKVRLTNGYEVVSYIPGEGHNLQEHSVVLIRGGRVKDLPGVRYHILRGVLDTQGVKDRRQRRSKYGAKRPK